A region of the uncultured Bacteroides sp. genome:
TGTCAGTGTTAAAGGAAATCTATCCAAATCAACAGGCCGTATTTATAGCAGTACATTTAATCAAATTCTAGCTTATGACCGCACTTTTGATAAGCACCATTTTGATGCTTTGGTAGCTCATGAATTTTATAAGTATACATATGATTATCTTGGAGCAACAAAAACAGGATTCCCTTTTGGTGGATTATATGAACTTGATGCAGCTACTTCTATAACAGATGCTTCTTCTTATCAGAATAACTATGCGATTGAATCTGTTTTCTCTCGTTTAAATTATGATTATGAAGGCAAGTACTATTTATCGGGAAGTTTTCGTACAGATGGTTCTTCACGCTTTAATAAGGATTATCGCTGGGGTAATTTTTGGTCTGTCGGTGGTAACTGGCGTGTTAGTCAAGAGCCGTTTATGAAAGATCTTAGCTGGTTAAATAATCTTTCTCTTAAGGCTAGTTATGGTGTTCAAGGAAATGATAATATTGGTAGTCTATATGCATGGCAATCATTTTATAATTTGGGTTACCCTAACTCGTCTATGAGTGGAGCTGTTATTTCTTCATTGGAAAATAAAGAATTGAAATGGGAAAAAAATGCAAACTTGAATGTCGGTATAGAGACTAAAATTTTTGATCGATATTCTGCAACAGTTGAATTTTATACTCGCAAAACTACAGATATGTTGCTTGAATATCCTATGGCTTCATCACTTGGCTTTGATAGCTATAATAAAAACGTTGGTAGCATGCGTAATGTTGGTGTGGATATTACTTTAGCAGCTGACATTTTTAAGAATACTGATTTTAAGTGGAAAATGACAGTAATGGGATCTACAATTAAGAATAAGGTCTTGGCACTTGCTGATAAGCCACAGATTATAAAAGGTTCTTATATTATTAAGGAAGGAGAAACCTTGAACTCATTTTATACAGCTAATGCAGCAGGTGTTGATCCTGCAACAGGTCAACAGCTATATTGGGTTTGGGATACAGATGCTAGTGGTAAAAGAAGTGAGAAATACATTTCTAGCGATCAAACAAAAGCTGCAGATTGTAAGGAGATTCAAGGAAGTCGTATTCCGGATTTTTATGGCTCAATTGGAAATGAATTTAGATATAAAGGATTTGATTTGAGTATTCTTTGTACTTATTCTTTTGGTGGTAAAATACTCGACAGTGTCTATAGAACGCTCCTTTATGGTAATTATGTAGGTCAGGCAAAGAGTGCAAATTTAGCACGTGCATGGAAGCAGGCCGGTGATATTACTGATATTCCTAGAATTGAAATAGGTAAAAGTTATATTGTCACAGATAATGATTTGATTAATGCTTCTTATTTTAGCGTTAAGAATATTTCATTAGGATATACACTCCCTTCAAAATGGCTAAAATCTGCTGGCGTAGAATCTGTAAGATTTACAGCAACAGGTGACAATGTGTTTATGCTAAGTCATCTGAAAGGTATGAATCCTCAATATAATTTTACTGGTAGTACGGATTTTGCTTATGTTCCAACAAGAACAATTACTTTTGGGGTCAATGTTAAATTTTAGTAAGGGAGAATAAATATGAAAAATAAATTTTATATATTATCATTAATAGGGCTTTTAGTTTTTAATTCATGTTCAGATGATTTAAATACAGAACCAACAGATAAGGTGTCTGGCTCTACAATCTTTTCAGATGCAACTAGTGCTGAGTCGGCAATTAACGGAGTTTATCGCTTATTGTATACTGCTGGTTGGAGTACAAATTGGAGTTCCGAGAATCCAGGACAGATGGGTGTTAGCTTACTTGCTGATTTAATGGCAGAAGATCACTTGATGCACGAACAAGGGCAAGGTTGGTTCTTTGAAGATTACCGTTTAAATGTTCATGGCGATTATACTAATAAATCAGGTAGACCTTATGCTCTTTGGAACTTTTATTATACGATGGTTAGTAATGTAAATTACATTACAGCATCTGAAGGTAAAATGGGTGGTGATCAAGACTTGGCTAAAAGTATTGTAGGTCAAGCTTATGCTATGCGTGCTTATGCATACTATTACTTGGTCCAACTATATCAACAGACTTATAAAGGACATGAAACAGCTTTAGGAGTACCTCTTTATACAGAGCCAACTGTTGCTGGATCTATAGGCAAAGGAAGGGGAACCGTTCAACAAGTTTATGATCAAATTAATAGCGATATAAATAAAGCTATAGATTTACTGGGCTCAGTTAATAAGGTTCAAACGCATTGCTCACATGTTGATTATTATGTTGCAAATGGAATGAAAGCCCGGTTTTGTTTAACACAGCAAAAGTATGCAGAAGCTGCTGCTGCTGCTGCTGTGGCTTTAAGTCGGACAGATCGTTCTATTGCTTCAATAAGTAATTTAGCTGGTAATAATAGTGTTAAGGCTACAGATGTATTATGGGGATTAGAAATTACAAAAGACCAAACGTCTGGTTTCGCTAGTTTCTTCTCACATATGGATGCTGATGTAGCTGGTATGTATGGCTCTAAA
Encoded here:
- a CDS encoding RagB/SusD family nutrient uptake outer membrane protein is translated as MKNKFYILSLIGLLVFNSCSDDLNTEPTDKVSGSTIFSDATSAESAINGVYRLLYTAGWSTNWSSENPGQMGVSLLADLMAEDHLMHEQGQGWFFEDYRLNVHGDYTNKSGRPYALWNFYYTMVSNVNYITASEGKMGGDQDLAKSIVGQAYAMRAYAYYYLVQLYQQTYKGHETALGVPLYTEPTVAGSIGKGRGTVQQVYDQINSDINKAIDLLGSVNKVQTHCSHVDYYVANGMKARFCLTQQKYAEAAAAAAVALSRTDRSIASISNLAGNNSVKATDVLWGLEITKDQTSGFASFFSHMDADVAGMYGSKARQCISSGLYKLMPSTDERKKAWFRGEIPSDQEQSGNSMVSYCQLKFKMADATTRTGDYLLMRTEEMILIKAEAECHLEQYSEARKTIALLGDKRDSNFAARLASRIDASTYNAETNSPLVTLMDEILFQRRVELWGEAGRIFDLQRLGLGYSRVYEGSNHTQKVSTKNTGIASPLFILPLPQSEFDGNESLTKNDQNPIVL